The Agromyces mariniharenae genome includes a window with the following:
- a CDS encoding DUF202 domain-containing protein, which produces MSGSLLFDPGLQPERTELAWRRTALGIGVGSLIALRVLPAAAPADAAQPLWLAPGLLGVAFAVVLWALARARSGRANRALLSSRFERMPGAGLLLTLTVFVTACAVGALVLLVALAGGSSG; this is translated from the coding sequence ATGAGCGGCTCCCTCCTCTTCGACCCTGGCCTCCAACCCGAGCGCACCGAGCTCGCGTGGCGTCGCACCGCGCTCGGGATCGGCGTCGGCTCGCTCATCGCCCTCCGCGTGCTGCCCGCCGCGGCGCCGGCGGATGCTGCGCAGCCACTCTGGCTGGCGCCCGGCCTGCTCGGCGTCGCGTTCGCCGTCGTGCTCTGGGCGCTCGCTCGCGCACGATCCGGCCGAGCCAACCGGGCGCTTCTGTCGAGCCGGTTCGAGCGGATGCCGGGCGCCGGCCTGCTGCTGACGCTGACGGTCTTCGTCACCGCGTGCGCGGTCGGCGCGCTCGTCCTGCTCGTCGCGCTGGCGGGAGGATCGTCAGGGTGA
- a CDS encoding aliphatic sulfonate ABC transporter substrate-binding protein: protein MRFSRKLLGTAAVGAAVALLATGCAGGSGGSGASEPAAGSEYEDVLDVNFGYIPDFNGTSLLAVAEDQGLWDKYGLDVTATSFTNGPLQIQALGTGDLDFGYIGPGAMWLPASGQAKVVAINTLGQADRVVAQAGIDSVEDLKGKTVAFPEGTSGDMILTLALEEAGMTKADINAVPMEPSAIVAALSSKQVDGAGFWYPALATVEQQVPDLEELAKNQDFEDTVAFPTAFVAGNDVVADEPEKVDRVLKALRDAIAFRAENTDEAIQLTAQFSALDPAQVEADAGNVQILSLEELDQLTEDGTVNTWLSGMVDYFVQAGKLPAPVDPAEFYTGDLFVQAGE, encoded by the coding sequence GCACGGCCGCCGTCGGCGCCGCCGTGGCGCTGCTCGCGACGGGCTGCGCCGGCGGCTCGGGTGGCTCGGGCGCATCGGAGCCCGCCGCCGGGAGCGAGTACGAGGACGTGCTCGACGTGAACTTCGGGTACATCCCCGACTTCAACGGCACGAGCCTCCTCGCGGTCGCCGAGGACCAGGGCCTGTGGGACAAGTACGGCCTCGACGTCACCGCGACGTCGTTCACGAACGGCCCGCTGCAGATCCAGGCGCTCGGCACGGGCGACCTCGACTTCGGCTACATCGGGCCGGGCGCCATGTGGCTGCCCGCGTCTGGCCAGGCGAAGGTCGTCGCGATCAACACGCTCGGCCAGGCCGACCGCGTGGTCGCCCAGGCCGGCATCGACTCGGTCGAGGACCTCAAGGGCAAGACCGTCGCGTTCCCCGAGGGCACCTCGGGCGACATGATCCTCACCCTCGCGCTCGAGGAGGCGGGGATGACGAAGGCCGACATCAACGCCGTGCCGATGGAGCCGTCGGCGATCGTCGCCGCGCTGTCGTCGAAGCAGGTCGACGGCGCCGGCTTCTGGTACCCCGCCCTCGCGACGGTCGAGCAGCAGGTGCCCGACCTCGAGGAGCTGGCGAAGAACCAGGACTTCGAGGACACCGTCGCCTTCCCGACCGCGTTCGTCGCGGGCAACGACGTCGTCGCCGACGAGCCCGAGAAGGTCGACCGCGTGCTGAAGGCGCTGCGCGACGCGATCGCGTTCCGCGCCGAGAACACCGACGAGGCGATCCAGCTCACCGCGCAGTTCTCCGCGCTCGACCCGGCGCAGGTCGAGGCCGACGCGGGCAACGTGCAGATCCTGTCGCTCGAGGAGCTCGACCAGCTCACCGAGGACGGCACCGTGAACACGTGGCTGTCGGGCATGGTCGACTACTTCGTCCAGGCCGGCAAGCTCCCCGCTCCGGTCGACCCGGCCGAGTTCTACACCGGCGACCTCTTCGTGCAGGCAGGCGAGTAA
- a CDS encoding sulfatase, translating into MTARRPNIVMILTDDHGSQAIGAYGSVVNATPRIDEIAANGWRFDQCFATNALCSPSRASILTGTYSHVNGVSTLVTPIDASQPTFVSQLRTAGYRTAMVGKWHMGEHEGSTPQGFDYWDILVGHDGQGEYWDPLFLSAEGERVVEGYATDRITDLALDWLESLEGDDPWCVLIYHKAPHRPWEPKPEHAELFRDTIPVPGTFWDDYDTRSSSTRRALMRLAENLNDEDLKVSPPEGLSYDELALWKYQRFMEDYLACVASVDENVGRVVDRLRERGEFDDTLVMYASDQGFFLGEHGWFDKRFMYEESLRMPMLLSYPRRLEGGRVFDGIVTNVDFAQTILDAADVPSHPRMQGRSFWPDLVGGPVEPPAEGMYYRYWEHDDTFHKAPAHYGYRTHRHKLIYYYNDGLGLPGTGPFTYPPEWELYDLAADPEELRNVAQDPAYASVRAELERAMWLEQARLGDAPHSSQPRPAGVPDRADAAAAAAEQADAAAAVPGAR; encoded by the coding sequence ATGACGGCTCGGCGGCCGAACATCGTGATGATCCTCACGGACGATCACGGCTCGCAGGCCATCGGCGCGTACGGCTCGGTCGTGAACGCGACCCCGCGCATCGACGAGATCGCGGCGAACGGCTGGCGCTTCGACCAGTGCTTCGCGACGAACGCGCTGTGCTCCCCGAGCCGGGCGTCGATCCTCACGGGAACGTACAGCCACGTGAACGGCGTGTCGACGCTCGTGACGCCGATCGACGCGAGCCAGCCGACGTTCGTGTCGCAGCTCAGGACGGCGGGCTACCGCACCGCGATGGTCGGCAAGTGGCACATGGGCGAGCACGAGGGGTCGACGCCGCAGGGCTTCGACTACTGGGACATCCTCGTCGGCCACGACGGCCAGGGCGAGTACTGGGACCCGCTGTTCCTCTCGGCCGAGGGCGAGCGCGTCGTCGAGGGCTACGCGACGGACCGCATCACCGACCTCGCCCTCGACTGGCTCGAGTCGCTCGAGGGCGACGACCCGTGGTGCGTGCTCATCTACCACAAGGCGCCGCACCGCCCGTGGGAGCCGAAGCCCGAGCACGCCGAGCTGTTCCGCGACACGATCCCGGTGCCGGGCACGTTCTGGGACGACTACGACACGCGGTCGTCATCGACCCGCCGGGCGCTCATGCGACTCGCCGAGAACCTGAACGACGAGGACCTGAAGGTCTCGCCGCCCGAGGGTCTCTCCTACGACGAGCTCGCCCTGTGGAAGTACCAGCGGTTCATGGAGGACTACCTCGCGTGCGTGGCGTCCGTCGACGAGAACGTCGGCCGCGTCGTCGACCGGCTGCGGGAGCGCGGCGAGTTCGACGACACGCTCGTCATGTACGCATCCGACCAGGGGTTCTTCCTGGGTGAGCACGGATGGTTCGACAAGCGCTTCATGTACGAGGAGTCGCTCCGGATGCCCATGCTCCTCAGCTATCCGCGCCGGCTCGAGGGCGGCCGCGTGTTCGACGGGATCGTGACGAACGTCGACTTCGCGCAGACGATCCTGGATGCTGCGGACGTGCCGTCGCATCCGCGCATGCAGGGCCGAAGCTTCTGGCCTGACCTCGTGGGCGGGCCCGTCGAGCCGCCCGCCGAGGGCATGTACTACCGCTACTGGGAGCACGACGACACGTTCCACAAGGCGCCCGCGCACTACGGCTACCGCACCCACCGGCACAAGCTCATCTACTACTACAACGACGGGCTCGGCCTGCCGGGCACCGGACCGTTCACGTACCCGCCCGAGTGGGAGCTGTACGACCTCGCGGCCGACCCCGAGGAGCTGCGGAACGTCGCCCAAGATCCCGCGTACGCCTCCGTGCGGGCCGAGCTCGAGCGGGCCATGTGGCTGGAGCAGGCACGCCTCGGCGACGCCCCGCATTCGAGCCAGCCGCGGCCGGCCGGCGTGCCCGATCGAGCGGATGCCGCGGCGGCCGCGGCCGAGCAAGCGGATGCCGCGGCGGCGGTGCCGGGCGCCCGATGA
- a CDS encoding helix-turn-helix domain-containing protein gives MTIALDPQSQPARSEYEGACASRGDGDGRAVREVLDRIGDKWSLLVIVTLVDGLLRFTELQRHIPGISQRMLTLTLRQLERDGLVARTVHAEVPPRVEYELTEVGRTLIEPSMALAGWAIENYPRISEARERFDANAPARPPSP, from the coding sequence GTGACGATCGCCCTGGATCCGCAGTCGCAACCCGCTCGCAGCGAGTACGAGGGCGCGTGCGCCAGCCGTGGTGACGGCGACGGGCGCGCCGTACGCGAGGTGCTCGACCGCATCGGCGACAAGTGGTCGCTCCTCGTCATCGTCACGCTCGTCGACGGCCTGCTGCGCTTCACCGAGCTGCAGCGGCACATCCCCGGCATCTCGCAGCGGATGCTGACCCTCACCCTGCGTCAGCTCGAACGCGACGGGCTCGTCGCGCGGACCGTGCACGCGGAGGTGCCGCCGCGCGTCGAGTACGAGCTCACCGAGGTCGGCCGCACGCTCATCGAGCCGTCCATGGCCCTGGCCGGCTGGGCGATCGAGAACTACCCGCGCATCAGCGAGGCGCGGGAGCGCTTCGACGCGAACGCGCCGGCGCGACCGCCTTCACCCTGA
- a CDS encoding sulfatase-like hydrolase/transferase, with amino-acid sequence MKPSNILFLMTDQHRADTLGAYGNALAATPVLDELARTGTRFDRWYTPTAICTPARASLLTGQAPFRHRVLANHERNVGYLEDLAEGTFTFVEALREKGYNTGLVGKWHAGTEKKAADFGFDGPDLPGWHNPVENEDYLGYLAEHGLPPYRISDRIRGTLPNGGPGNLLAARLHQPVEATFEYYLATRTIELLERYAADNDRDGTPFFLELNFFGPHLPYIVPDEYFDLFDPADIELPRSIAETFEGKPPVQRNYSAHWTFDTMPIEVTRKLIAVYWGYVALIDEQIGRVMDALERLGLVDETAVFFTCDHGEFTGSHRLHDKGPAMYEDIYRTPGLLRIPGGAPGQVRTEFVSLLDCTATILDLAGVDPSPAVDSRSLVPLAAGEQPAWEEDIVCEFHGHHFPYPQRMLRDERYKLVVNPDSVNELYDLHLDPDELLNVYEHPEMRDIRNRMMQRLYGVLRDRGDNFYHWMTTMYHVGEVDYDPTQSGLDETTYQSGEPDAAASAGPSAGAASSVTDEAAGVAAERGVSVLDARRRSA; translated from the coding sequence ATGAAGCCGAGCAACATCCTCTTCCTCATGACCGACCAGCACCGGGCGGACACGCTCGGGGCGTACGGCAACGCCCTCGCGGCCACGCCCGTGCTCGACGAGCTGGCCCGCACGGGCACGCGCTTCGATCGCTGGTACACGCCGACGGCGATCTGCACGCCGGCTCGCGCGAGCCTGCTGACCGGCCAGGCGCCCTTCCGCCACCGCGTCCTCGCCAACCACGAACGCAACGTCGGCTACCTCGAGGACCTCGCCGAGGGCACCTTCACGTTCGTGGAGGCGCTGCGGGAGAAGGGGTACAACACCGGACTGGTCGGCAAGTGGCACGCCGGAACCGAGAAGAAGGCCGCGGACTTCGGGTTCGACGGACCGGACCTCCCGGGGTGGCACAACCCGGTCGAGAACGAGGACTACCTCGGCTACCTCGCGGAGCACGGCCTGCCGCCGTACCGCATCAGCGACCGCATCCGCGGCACGCTGCCCAACGGTGGGCCGGGCAACCTGCTGGCTGCCCGGCTCCACCAGCCGGTCGAGGCGACGTTCGAGTACTACCTCGCGACCCGCACGATCGAGCTGCTCGAGCGCTATGCCGCCGACAACGACCGCGACGGCACGCCGTTCTTCCTGGAGCTGAACTTCTTCGGCCCCCACCTGCCGTACATCGTCCCCGACGAGTACTTCGACCTGTTCGACCCGGCGGACATCGAGCTGCCGCGCTCGATCGCCGAGACGTTCGAGGGCAAGCCGCCCGTGCAGCGCAACTACAGCGCGCACTGGACGTTCGACACGATGCCGATCGAGGTGACGCGCAAGCTCATCGCGGTCTACTGGGGCTACGTCGCCCTCATCGACGAGCAGATCGGCCGCGTGATGGACGCGCTCGAGCGGCTCGGCCTGGTCGACGAGACCGCGGTGTTCTTCACGTGCGACCACGGCGAGTTCACGGGCTCGCACCGGCTGCACGACAAGGGCCCGGCGATGTACGAGGACATCTACCGCACGCCGGGCCTGCTCCGGATCCCGGGCGGCGCCCCCGGCCAGGTGCGCACCGAGTTCGTGAGCCTGCTCGACTGCACGGCCACGATCCTCGACCTCGCGGGCGTCGATCCGTCGCCCGCCGTCGACTCCCGCAGCCTCGTACCGCTCGCCGCCGGCGAGCAGCCGGCGTGGGAGGAGGACATCGTGTGCGAGTTCCACGGGCACCACTTCCCGTACCCCCAGCGGATGCTGCGCGACGAGCGCTACAAGCTCGTCGTCAATCCCGACTCGGTCAACGAGCTCTACGACCTGCACCTCGACCCCGACGAGCTGCTCAACGTCTACGAGCACCCCGAGATGCGCGACATCCGGAACCGCATGATGCAGCGGCTCTACGGCGTGCTGCGGGATCGCGGTGACAACTTCTACCACTGGATGACGACGATGTACCACGTGGGCGAGGTCGACTACGACCCCACCCAGAGCGGGCTCGACGAGACCACGTACCAGTCGGGCGAACCGGATGCCGCGGCATCCGCCGGCCCGTCCGCGGGCGCCGCGTCATCCGTCACCGACGAGGCCGCCGGCGTGGCTGCCGAACGGGGCGTCAGCGTGCTCGACGCCCGCCGGCGGAGCGCCTGA
- a CDS encoding YidH family protein gives MSDVRFPRSVYGTGSEPDPRFSLANERTFLAWMRTALALIAGGVALEALGLDLQPAFRLAGSVVLIAAGLGLPILAWLEWGRTERALRATSPLPGSATSILLTVTIVLVGGLVLLGIVFR, from the coding sequence ATGAGCGATGTGCGCTTCCCACGGTCGGTCTACGGCACGGGCTCCGAGCCCGACCCGCGATTCAGCCTCGCCAACGAGCGGACGTTCCTCGCGTGGATGCGCACCGCCCTCGCGCTGATCGCGGGCGGGGTCGCGCTCGAGGCGCTGGGACTCGACCTGCAGCCGGCGTTCCGACTGGCCGGCTCGGTGGTGCTCATCGCCGCCGGGCTCGGACTGCCCATCCTCGCGTGGCTCGAATGGGGACGCACCGAGCGCGCGCTCCGAGCCACGTCGCCGCTCCCGGGCTCCGCGACGAGCATCCTCCTCACCGTGACGATCGTGCTGGTGGGCGGACTCGTGCTCCTCGGCATCGTGTTCCGATGA
- a CDS encoding DoxX family protein, translating to MLIAFWIVSGLVALAFLAAGVMKLARPKAALAASGMAWTEDFSESTLKAIGAAEVLGAIGIVLPALTGIAPILSPIAASALALVMVGAIVVHVRRTENPTANVVLLLLAATSAVLGFAALLG from the coding sequence ATGCTCATCGCGTTCTGGATCGTCAGCGGCCTCGTCGCCCTCGCCTTCCTCGCCGCCGGCGTCATGAAGCTCGCCCGCCCGAAGGCGGCGCTCGCGGCATCCGGCATGGCCTGGACCGAGGACTTCAGCGAGTCGACGCTGAAGGCCATCGGCGCCGCCGAGGTGCTCGGCGCCATCGGCATCGTGCTGCCCGCGCTCACCGGTATCGCGCCGATCCTGAGCCCGATCGCCGCGTCCGCACTCGCGCTCGTGATGGTGGGCGCCATCGTGGTGCACGTGCGTCGCACGGAGAACCCCACGGCGAACGTGGTGCTGCTGCTCCTCGCCGCGACGAGCGCC